A genomic segment from Gammaproteobacteria bacterium encodes:
- the mog gene encoding molybdopterin adenylyltransferase, whose protein sequence is MAEQDLRIGIVTVSDRASRGEYDDRGGPAIAAWFERALSTPWQGVSRLIADEQALIEQTLIELVDAGCQLIVTTGGTGPAARDVTPEATEAVCNKLMPGFGELMRAESLKVVPTAILSRQTAGIRGGSLIINLPGKPSAIADCLNAVFPAVPYCIDLLDGPFIETHLEVVVAFRPKHALLKREGKL, encoded by the coding sequence ATGGCAGAACAGGATCTGCGTATCGGCATTGTGACTGTGTCCGATCGGGCCAGTCGAGGCGAGTACGACGATCGCGGCGGTCCGGCCATTGCCGCCTGGTTTGAACGGGCGCTAAGCACCCCCTGGCAAGGTGTGTCGCGACTGATCGCGGACGAACAGGCGCTGATCGAGCAAACTCTGATCGAACTGGTCGACGCCGGTTGCCAGTTGATTGTCACCACTGGCGGCACTGGACCGGCGGCGCGTGATGTAACACCGGAAGCCACCGAAGCCGTGTGCAACAAACTGATGCCTGGGTTTGGTGAGCTGATGCGTGCCGAATCGCTCAAGGTCGTACCGACGGCGATATTGTCGCGCCAGACCGCCGGGATTCGCGGTGGCAGTTTGATCATCAATTTGCCGGGCAAACCCTCGGCCATTGCCGACTGTTTGAACGCGGTTTTTCCCGCCGTGCCGTATTGCATTGATTTGCTGGATGGTCCATTTATCGAGACCCATCTTGAGGTGGTTGTTGCGTTTCGTCCCAAGCATGCGTTGCTAAAGCGCGAAGGCAAATTGTAG
- the amrB gene encoding AmmeMemoRadiSam system protein B encodes MTSCRMPAVAGVFYPEDATELRQQVQRYLSQATPPPCSPKALIVPHAGYVYSGAVAASAYASLATIADQIHRIALFGPAHRVALRGLAISAASAFETPLGSVPVDAEMRDQLRRFPQVQVSDDPHRLEHSLEVQLPFLQMLLKQFTLVPLVVGDATAEEVCSVMDYLWQQPGTLIVVSSDLSHYHNYQHARQLDQQTSDAIEQLQPDSISYEQACGRNPVNGLLLLAQQRQLQATTVDLRNSGDTAGSRDRVVGYGAYIFH; translated from the coding sequence ATGACTAGTTGTCGAATGCCCGCTGTGGCCGGTGTGTTTTACCCCGAGGATGCGACCGAATTGCGCCAACAGGTGCAGCGCTACCTGTCGCAGGCCACGCCGCCGCCCTGCTCACCCAAAGCGCTGATCGTGCCGCATGCCGGTTATGTTTATTCTGGAGCAGTGGCGGCCAGTGCCTACGCGTCGCTGGCGACCATCGCCGATCAAATCCACCGGATTGCCTTGTTTGGACCAGCGCACCGGGTGGCATTGCGCGGTCTGGCGATCAGTGCTGCCAGCGCATTTGAAACCCCACTGGGCAGCGTGCCGGTAGACGCAGAGATGCGCGACCAGCTCCGCCGATTCCCGCAAGTACAGGTCAGTGATGACCCACATCGACTGGAACACAGCCTGGAAGTACAGTTACCGTTCTTGCAGATGCTGCTCAAACAGTTCACACTGGTGCCGTTGGTCGTGGGCGATGCCACTGCCGAGGAAGTCTGCAGCGTGATGGATTACCTGTGGCAACAACCGGGAACGCTGATTGTGGTCAGCTCTGACCTCAGCCATTACCACAACTATCAACACGCCCGTCAGCTGGACCAGCAAACCAGCGACGCCATTGAGCAATTACAACCTGACAGCATCAGCTACGAACAGGCCTGTGGCCGCAACCCCGTCAATGGTCTGCTACTATTAGCTCAGCAACGACAGTTACAGGCGACCACCGTTGACCTGCGCAATTCCGGCGACACCGCAGGCAGTCGCGACAGGGTGGTTGGCTACGGCGCCTACATTTTCCATTAG
- a CDS encoding sigma-54 dependent transcriptional regulator, with protein MSMPCLRMGKRSTMKITDNKLVGNSVQFQTLLNTARVVGCTDVCVLLQGESGTGKELLARELHLASPRKSGAFVAVDCASLPENLVESELFGHRKGAFTGADRNYTGRIQAAEGGTLFLDEIGELPLSIQAKFLRFLELGMIQPLGEAQPRKVNTRVIAATHRNLAEMVRQGTFRQDLFYRLNIVPLELPPLRERSGDVAALLDYFSKQLAASHGLQTPVFAKSALKQLHSYRWPGNVRELRNFCERMVILFSGKTVELENLPAEIRGVQTGTKPGFFSLPQEGICLAELEQMAIEQALQQCGGNRSRAARLLNLSRDTLLYRMKKYELRD; from the coding sequence ATGAGCATGCCATGCCTACGCATGGGGAAGCGCAGTACCATGAAAATCACTGATAACAAACTGGTAGGTAATTCCGTACAGTTTCAGACCCTGCTGAACACCGCACGCGTGGTTGGTTGTACGGATGTCTGTGTGCTGTTGCAGGGCGAGAGTGGCACTGGCAAAGAACTGCTGGCGCGCGAACTTCACCTGGCCAGCCCGCGCAAGAGCGGGGCGTTTGTCGCAGTGGACTGCGCGTCATTGCCGGAAAATCTGGTCGAATCCGAACTGTTTGGGCATCGCAAGGGCGCGTTCACCGGTGCGGACCGCAATTACACTGGCCGCATTCAGGCCGCCGAGGGTGGTACTCTGTTTTTGGACGAAATCGGCGAACTGCCGCTGTCCATCCAGGCAAAATTCCTGCGCTTCCTCGAACTGGGCATGATCCAACCGTTGGGTGAAGCGCAACCGCGCAAGGTCAATACCCGCGTCATCGCCGCTACCCACCGCAATCTGGCCGAGATGGTGCGTCAGGGCACTTTCCGCCAGGATTTATTCTATCGTCTGAACATCGTACCACTGGAATTGCCACCGCTGCGTGAGCGTTCCGGCGACGTAGCCGCGCTGCTGGACTATTTCAGCAAGCAACTGGCGGCCAGTCATGGCTTGCAGACTCCGGTGTTTGCCAAGTCCGCACTGAAACAACTACACAGCTACCGCTGGCCCGGCAACGTCCGCGAGCTGCGCAATTTCTGCGAACGCATGGTGATTCTGTTCTCCGGCAAAACGGTTGAACTGGAAAACCTGCCCGCCGAAATTCGTGGCGTGCAAACAGGCACCAAGCCCGGTTTCTTCTCTCTGCCTCAGGAAGGCATTTGTCTGGCCGAACTGGAACAAATGGCCATCGAACAGGCGCTGCAACAATGCGGCGGCAACCGCAGCCGCGCTGCCAGACTGCTCAACCTCAGCCGCGACACCCTGCTGTACCGCATGAAAAAATACGAACTGCGCGATTGA
- a CDS encoding sulfite exporter TauE/SafE family protein, which produces MDYPLLIAFTIGLLSTLHCLGMCSGIIGALTLSLPSEIHQNRRRLLPYVLAYNSGRITSYTIAGGLMGGISGGVFQMLSPNYGYYVLQGVAALVLLAIGLYLAGWFPKLRKLEALGQPIWLHLEPIGRRLMPVKTPVQALMFGAVWGWLPCGLVYTTLLWAASAGSATDSALLMLAFGLGTLPTVISAGIISSWIVRLSQSVRLRRAAGISLIVMALVAPIYAVQEKDHEHAMPTHGEAQYHENH; this is translated from the coding sequence TTGGATTACCCGCTGCTCATTGCGTTTACCATAGGTTTGTTGAGCACCTTGCATTGTCTGGGGATGTGCAGCGGCATCATCGGCGCCTTGACCCTCAGTCTCCCCAGCGAGATCCACCAAAACCGGCGGCGCTTGCTGCCCTACGTGCTGGCCTACAACAGTGGCCGGATTACCAGTTACACCATTGCCGGTGGCCTGATGGGCGGGATCAGCGGTGGCGTGTTCCAGATGCTCAGTCCCAATTACGGCTATTACGTGCTGCAAGGGGTGGCGGCGCTGGTGCTGCTGGCCATCGGTCTGTATCTGGCCGGCTGGTTTCCCAAATTGCGCAAACTGGAGGCCTTGGGCCAGCCCATTTGGCTGCATTTGGAGCCTATTGGACGACGTTTGATGCCGGTCAAAACGCCGGTGCAGGCGCTGATGTTCGGTGCCGTCTGGGGTTGGCTGCCCTGTGGCCTGGTTTATACTACTTTGCTGTGGGCTGCCTCTGCCGGCAGTGCCACCGATTCGGCGTTATTAATGCTCGCTTTTGGTTTAGGGACTTTACCCACTGTAATCAGTGCGGGTATTATTAGCAGCTGGATAGTCCGTCTGTCGCAATCCGTGCGATTGCGGCGTGCGGCGGGCATATCCCTGATAGTCATGGCACTGGTCGCACCGATCTATGCCGTGCAGGAAAAGGATCATGAGCATGCCATGCCTACGCATGGGGAAGCGCAGTACCATGAAAATCACTGA